One genomic segment of Pseudomonadota bacterium includes these proteins:
- a CDS encoding adenosylmethionine--8-amino-7-oxononanoate transaminase — MSSDDNKSWMERDLAHVWHPCTQMKDHETVPMIPLRAGSGVWLEDFAGRRYIDGISSWWVNLFGHANPRINAAVRGQLDKLEHAIFAGFTHEPAITLAEELLRLAPPGLNRCFFADNGSAAIEVAVKMSFHYWRNCGKERKTRFITLANSYHGETLGALAVGNVDLYKSIYRPLLMDVITVPSPDSFAREPGVSEADHARHMFEHMETALAQHHEDVAAVIVEPLVQCAGGMRMYDPVYLKLLRAACDRHGVHLIADEIAVGFGRTGTMFACEQAGIRPDYLCLSKGLTGGYLPLSVVLTTDTVYDAFYDEYTKLNAFLHSHSYTGNPLACAAANATLAIFREEPVLERNRATALAMSSSVEHLRGHPHVAEIRQRGMILAIELMKDPKTRTPYPWQERRGLRIYRHALSRGALIRPLGTTIYFMPPYVIAADEIELLAAIATEGVELACA; from the coding sequence ATGTCGAGCGACGACAACAAATCCTGGATGGAACGCGATCTCGCGCACGTGTGGCATCCGTGCACGCAGATGAAAGATCACGAGACCGTGCCGATGATCCCGCTGCGCGCGGGCTCGGGCGTGTGGCTCGAGGATTTCGCGGGCCGGCGCTACATCGACGGCATCAGTTCCTGGTGGGTCAATCTTTTCGGCCACGCCAACCCGCGCATCAATGCCGCCGTGCGCGGGCAGTTAGACAAGCTCGAACACGCCATCTTCGCGGGATTCACCCACGAGCCGGCGATCACCCTCGCCGAGGAGCTGCTGCGCCTCGCGCCTCCCGGCCTCAATCGCTGCTTCTTCGCCGACAACGGTTCGGCCGCGATCGAAGTGGCCGTGAAAATGAGTTTTCACTACTGGCGCAATTGCGGAAAAGAACGCAAGACCCGCTTCATCACGCTCGCCAACAGCTACCACGGCGAGACGCTGGGCGCGCTCGCGGTCGGCAACGTCGATCTCTACAAGTCCATCTACCGTCCGCTGCTGATGGACGTGATCACCGTGCCCTCCCCCGATTCGTTCGCGCGCGAGCCCGGTGTGAGCGAAGCCGACCATGCGCGCCACATGTTCGAGCACATGGAAACCGCGCTGGCGCAGCATCATGAAGACGTCGCGGCCGTCATCGTCGAGCCGCTGGTGCAATGCGCCGGCGGCATGCGCATGTACGACCCCGTCTATCTCAAACTACTGCGGGCGGCCTGCGACAGACATGGCGTGCACCTGATCGCCGACGAGATCGCGGTGGGATTCGGCCGCACCGGCACGATGTTCGCCTGCGAGCAGGCGGGTATACGGCCCGACTACCTGTGCCTGTCGAAGGGCTTGACCGGCGGCTATCTGCCGCTGTCCGTGGTGCTCACGACCGACACGGTGTACGACGCGTTCTACGACGAATACACCAAACTCAACGCCTTCCTGCATTCGCACAGCTACACGGGGAATCCGCTGGCCTGCGCCGCCGCCAACGCCACGCTGGCGATTTTTCGCGAAGAACCAGTGCTCGAACGCAATCGCGCGACCGCGCTGGCCATGTCGAGCAGCGTCGAACACCTGCGCGGCCATCCCCACGTGGCCGAGATCCGCCAGCGCGGCATGATCCTCGCCATCGAACTGATGAAAGACCCGAAGACGCGCACACCGTATCCCTGGCAGGAACGCCGGGGTTTACGCATCTATCGGCATGCCCTGTCGCGCGGCGCGCTGATCCGCCCGCTCGGCACGACTATCTACTTCATGCCGCCCTACGTGATCGCGGCCGACGAAATCGAGTTGCTGGCGGCGATCGCGACCGAAGGCGTGGAGCTGGCATGCGCCTGA
- the ampD gene encoding 1,6-anhydro-N-acetylmuramyl-L-alanine amidase AmpD, whose product MRIDVATGLLVGVKQVLSPFFDERPAGVAADLIVLHGISLPPGEFGGPWVARLFTGNLPADAHPSFVERASLRVSAHLFIRRDGEVVQFVSFKDRSWHAGKSVWQGREACNDYSIGIECEGTDDVPYEAAQYATLRTLLPLLLAAYPAVTKDRIVGHADVAPGRKTDPGASFDWSRVR is encoded by the coding sequence ATGCGTATCGATGTCGCCACCGGCCTGCTGGTCGGCGTAAAGCAAGTCTTGTCGCCGTTCTTCGATGAGCGGCCTGCCGGAGTGGCGGCGGATCTCATCGTGTTGCACGGGATCAGCCTGCCGCCGGGGGAGTTCGGCGGCCCGTGGGTCGCGCGGCTGTTCACCGGCAATCTGCCGGCCGATGCGCATCCGTCGTTCGTCGAACGGGCGTCGCTGCGGGTGTCGGCGCATCTGTTCATCCGACGCGACGGTGAGGTGGTGCAGTTCGTTTCGTTCAAGGATCGTTCCTGGCACGCCGGCAAATCGGTGTGGCAGGGGCGCGAGGCGTGCAACGACTACTCGATCGGCATCGAGTGCGAGGGGACGGACGACGTACCTTATGAGGCTGCGCAATACGCCACGTTGCGTACGCTGTTGCCGCTGTTGTTAGCGGCGTATCCCGCGGTCACGAAGGACCGGATCGTCGGCCATGCGGATGTCGCGCCGGGGCGCAAGACGGATCCGGGCGCGTCGTTCGACTGGTCGCGGGTGCGGTAA
- a CDS encoding cob(I)yrinic acid a,c-diamide adenosyltransferase — protein sequence MGNRLSRIYTRTGDDGTTGLGDGSRVRKDHARVEAYGTVDEANSAIGVVLAVAGLPADVSRCLTEIQHDLFDLGGELCIPGTAVIKAERVTQLEQVLDGFNEPLPALKDFILPGGGPAAAACHLARCIVRRAERCVWTLAATEQVRAEVPQYLNRLSDLLFVIARVLARHENGSEVLWRHDRGR from the coding sequence ATGGGCAATCGTCTGAGCAGGATCTATACGCGCACAGGCGATGACGGCACGACGGGCTTGGGCGACGGGAGCCGTGTCCGCAAGGATCACGCGCGCGTCGAGGCCTACGGCACGGTCGACGAGGCCAATAGCGCCATCGGCGTGGTGCTGGCGGTGGCCGGCTTGCCGGCCGACGTCTCGCGCTGTCTCACCGAGATCCAGCATGACCTGTTCGATCTCGGCGGCGAGCTGTGTATTCCCGGCACGGCCGTGATCAAGGCGGAACGGGTCACGCAGCTCGAGCAGGTGCTGGATGGCTTCAATGAGCCGCTGCCCGCGCTCAAGGATTTCATCCTGCCGGGAGGTGGGCCCGCCGCCGCGGCCTGCCACCTCGCGCGCTGCATCGTGCGGCGCGCAGAGCGATGCGTGTGGACACTCGCCGCGACCGAGCAAGTGCGCGCGGAAGTACCGCAGTATCTCAACCGTTTGTCGGACCTGCTGTTCGTGATCGCGCGCGTGCTGGCGCGACACGAGAATGGCTCAGAGGTGCTCTGGCGCCACGACCGCGGCCGGTAA
- a CDS encoding TonB-dependent receptor, with protein sequence MRNFISSPLTLAVAAALTSSLAFAQDELEETVITATRTPVPLDSVGAPVIVITRNDIERSLASDVSELLQQHAGLEIARNGGPGQTTSLFTRGTESNHTVVLIDGVRINPGTIGGAALQNIAPESLERIEIVKGPRSSLYGTDAIGGVIQLFTRGAAKNGVSAGATYGSDHTQELFSDAAISAGNFKFGFGGSYAASDGMPTFTEDNLDRGYRNVTGRVSAELAATDELTFRVRGWRAAGRTEYSAQTFSDPAYAPASQDFENSVYSFETEYRVADGWGVRANFSRALDDIDQLQAGFGPAEFDYARTSRGTVDVQIDLAKIGAHALSFGLQRSDENTRAQSFGTVFDEDTQVTQAFVQDQFEIGRFTSRLALGHVDHETFGNELTWNAEFGVDAGNGMRVVLSGGSAFRAPDSTDRFGFGGNPDLDPEVSRQVEFSVRQKLGARQQVSLSAFYNRIRDLIDYVIIDFDTFEGQNQNVERARIKGVELGYRFTGEVWNARAELTLQDPRDETTDERLLRRSREALVLAVNRDVGALDLGVDIAAYGNRKDFGSPQVTLDSYALVNTTLRYRVNDALTLQGRLENLFDEDYVLAEGYRTEGRSYTVGVRYRFD encoded by the coding sequence ATGCGCAATTTCATTTCGTCGCCGCTGACGCTTGCCGTCGCGGCCGCCCTCACCTCGTCGCTTGCGTTCGCGCAGGACGAGCTCGAAGAAACCGTCATCACCGCGACGCGTACTCCGGTGCCGCTCGATTCGGTCGGCGCGCCGGTCATCGTGATCACGCGCAACGACATCGAACGCTCGCTGGCCAGCGACGTGAGCGAACTACTGCAACAACATGCCGGCCTCGAGATCGCGCGCAACGGCGGTCCCGGGCAAACTACTTCGCTGTTCACCCGCGGCACCGAGAGCAATCACACCGTGGTGCTCATCGACGGCGTGCGTATCAATCCCGGCACCATCGGCGGTGCGGCGTTGCAGAACATCGCGCCCGAATCCCTTGAGCGCATCGAGATCGTCAAAGGTCCGCGCTCTTCGCTGTACGGCACGGACGCCATCGGCGGCGTGATACAGCTGTTCACGCGCGGTGCAGCGAAGAACGGCGTCAGCGCCGGGGCGACTTACGGCAGCGACCATACGCAGGAACTGTTCAGCGACGCGGCAATATCCGCGGGCAATTTCAAGTTCGGCTTCGGCGGCAGTTACGCCGCGAGCGACGGCATGCCGACCTTCACCGAGGACAACCTCGATCGCGGCTATCGCAACGTCACCGGCCGCGTATCCGCCGAACTCGCCGCGACCGACGAATTGACGTTCCGCGTGCGCGGCTGGCGTGCCGCGGGCCGCACGGAATATTCCGCGCAGACCTTCAGCGATCCGGCGTACGCACCCGCCTCGCAGGATTTCGAAAACAGCGTCTATTCGTTCGAAACCGAGTACCGCGTTGCCGACGGCTGGGGTGTGCGCGCGAATTTCAGCCGCGCGCTCGATGACATCGACCAGCTGCAGGCGGGATTCGGCCCCGCGGAATTCGACTACGCGCGCACCAGCCGCGGCACGGTGGACGTGCAGATCGACCTGGCAAAGATCGGCGCGCATGCGCTTTCGTTCGGCCTGCAGCGCAGCGACGAGAACACGCGCGCGCAGTCCTTCGGCACCGTGTTCGATGAAGACACGCAGGTCACGCAGGCGTTCGTGCAGGATCAATTCGAAATCGGCCGCTTCACCTCGCGCCTGGCGCTGGGTCACGTGGATCACGAGACCTTCGGCAACGAGCTGACGTGGAATGCGGAATTCGGCGTGGATGCAGGCAACGGCATGCGCGTGGTGCTCTCGGGCGGCAGTGCGTTCCGCGCGCCGGACAGCACCGACCGGTTCGGCTTCGGCGGCAACCCGGATCTCGACCCCGAGGTCTCGCGCCAGGTCGAGTTCTCTGTTCGCCAGAAGTTAGGCGCGCGCCAGCAGGTGTCGTTGTCGGCGTTCTACAATCGCATCCGCGATCTCATCGACTACGTGATCATCGACTTCGACACGTTCGAAGGGCAGAACCAGAACGTCGAGCGCGCGCGTATCAAGGGCGTGGAGCTCGGTTACCGTTTCACGGGTGAAGTCTGGAATGCGCGCGCCGAGCTCACGCTGCAGGATCCGCGCGACGAAACCACCGACGAGCGCCTGTTGCGCCGTTCGCGCGAAGCGCTGGTGCTGGCGGTCAATCGCGACGTCGGTGCGCTGGATCTCGGCGTGGACATCGCGGCCTACGGCAATCGCAAGGATTTCGGCTCGCCGCAGGTGACGCTCGATTCCTACGCGCTCGTGAACACCACGCTGCGGTATCGCGTGAACGACGCACTGACGCTGCAGGGGCGGCTCGAGAATCTGTTCGATGAAGACTACGTGCTCGCCGAGGGCTACCGTACCGAGGGCCGCTCGTACACGGTTGGAGTACGCTACCGCTTCGACTGA
- a CDS encoding inositol monophosphatase family protein — MPTTEPSQELKAALDAAQAAAEVIRGFYQRNVRIEVKADKTPVTEADVRSEEAIRDLLMKRFPGYGFYGEETGKSGMSAESVWLVDPIDGTKSFVRECPFFSTQIALLRGGRFVLGVSMAPAYNELAWAERGSGAWLDGKQIHVSKVAALDAAIVSTGNLKTLAASPAWPRLGSLIGRINRIRGYGDFVHYHLLARSALDAVVESDVNILDIAALTVIVEEAGGKFTDLEGGPVGLATTSVLATNGALHQPILDTIGFGS; from the coding sequence ATGCCCACGACAGAACCCTCGCAGGAACTCAAAGCCGCGCTCGACGCGGCCCAGGCCGCCGCGGAAGTGATCCGCGGTTTCTATCAACGCAACGTGCGGATCGAGGTCAAGGCGGACAAGACGCCGGTGACCGAAGCCGACGTTCGTTCCGAAGAAGCAATCCGCGACCTGCTGATGAAGCGTTTCCCGGGCTACGGCTTCTACGGCGAGGAGACCGGCAAGTCCGGCATGAGCGCCGAAAGCGTGTGGCTGGTCGACCCGATCGACGGCACGAAATCCTTCGTGCGCGAGTGCCCGTTCTTCTCCACGCAGATCGCGCTGCTGCGCGGCGGGCGCTTCGTGCTGGGCGTGTCGATGGCGCCTGCCTACAACGAACTGGCATGGGCGGAGCGCGGCAGCGGCGCCTGGCTCGATGGCAAGCAGATCCACGTCAGCAAGGTCGCGGCGCTCGATGCCGCCATCGTTTCGACCGGCAATCTCAAGACGCTGGCCGCATCGCCCGCCTGGCCGAGGCTCGGTAGTTTGATCGGCCGCATCAACCGCATCCGCGGCTATGGCGACTTCGTGCACTACCACCTGCTGGCGCGCTCCGCGCTGGACGCGGTGGTCGAGTCGGACGTGAACATCCTCGACATCGCGGCGCTCACGGTCATCGTCGAGGAAGCGGGCGGCAAATTCACCGACCTCGAGGGCGGTCCCGTCGGCCTTGCCACGACCAGCGTGCTCGCGACCAACGGCGCGCTGCACCAGCCCATCCTCGACACGATCGGGTTCGGAAGCTGA
- a CDS encoding ABC transporter ATP-binding protein, with amino-acid sequence MNAPLLEVRGLQIAVPDRVLVENLDLTMGPGEFIALLGGNGTGKSLLLRTLAGLRPASAGAVLLDGHAIEQLPRRQVAARLGFLPQDPDAPPQGTLRESVMLGRFAHLGLWEVAGADDAARVAQALGATGLESFAGRELATLSGGEQRRAAIARLLVQAPSIYLLDEPTNHLDPAQQLGILEKLRALTRAGAAVIASLHEPNLALRFADRACLLADDGVAQVIDNAALDTTQLKRLYGLDYLQVKLGAQRVVTPR; translated from the coding sequence GTGAACGCGCCCTTGCTCGAAGTGCGCGGATTGCAGATAGCCGTGCCGGATCGCGTGCTGGTCGAAAACCTGGACTTGACCATGGGCCCGGGAGAGTTCATCGCGCTGCTGGGCGGCAATGGCACCGGCAAGTCGCTGCTGCTGCGCACGCTCGCCGGTCTGCGTCCCGCCAGTGCCGGCGCGGTACTGCTCGACGGCCACGCCATCGAGCAGCTGCCGCGGCGCCAGGTCGCCGCACGCCTCGGGTTCCTGCCACAGGATCCGGACGCGCCGCCCCAGGGCACGCTGCGCGAATCCGTCATGCTTGGCCGGTTCGCACACCTCGGGTTGTGGGAGGTTGCGGGCGCAGACGACGCCGCGCGTGTCGCACAGGCGCTCGGCGCAACCGGGCTCGAATCCTTCGCCGGGCGTGAACTCGCCACGCTCTCGGGCGGCGAGCAGCGGCGCGCCGCGATCGCGCGGCTGCTGGTGCAGGCGCCGTCGATCTATCTACTGGACGAACCGACGAACCACCTCGATCCCGCGCAGCAGCTCGGGATACTGGAAAAGCTGCGTGCCCTGACGCGCGCCGGCGCGGCCGTCATCGCCAGCCTGCACGAGCCCAATCTCGCGCTGCGCTTCGCCGATCGCGCCTGTCTGCTGGCGGATGACGGCGTGGCGCAGGTGATCGATAACGCGGCGCTCGACACCACCCAGCTCAAACGTCTGTATGGCCTCGACTACCTGCAGGTGAAGCTCGGCGCGCAGCGTGTCGTGACGCCGCGATAA
- the pdxH gene encoding pyridoxamine 5'-phosphate oxidase, producing the protein MADTISAMELYNDLLPDPLPTEPMALASAWLATALAARQQPNPDAMVLATASAAGCPSARVVLCKDFDIEQGRVSFVTNYDSRKGRELEQNPRAALVMHWDHAHRQVRFEGIVVKAPAAESDAYFESRNWQRRLGAWASAQSQPLRSRDQLNAAVGAAADRFGAPHPTLDNINQPQQAKIPRPPFWGGYYVWADAVELWIEGAARIHERARWTRSLTTAGAGFRAGPWAATRLQP; encoded by the coding sequence TTGGCGGATACCATATCGGCCATGGAGCTGTACAACGACCTTCTTCCCGATCCGCTGCCCACCGAGCCGATGGCGCTGGCGAGCGCCTGGCTTGCAACCGCGCTGGCAGCCCGCCAGCAGCCGAATCCCGACGCCATGGTGCTGGCCACGGCTTCCGCCGCGGGGTGTCCCTCGGCGCGCGTGGTGCTCTGCAAGGACTTCGACATCGAGCAGGGTCGCGTGTCCTTCGTCACGAATTATGACTCCCGCAAGGGCCGCGAGCTCGAGCAAAACCCGCGCGCGGCGCTGGTCATGCACTGGGACCACGCCCACCGGCAGGTGCGTTTCGAAGGGATCGTCGTCAAGGCCCCGGCCGCCGAAAGCGACGCCTACTTCGAATCGCGCAACTGGCAGCGGCGCCTCGGCGCGTGGGCGAGCGCCCAAAGTCAGCCGCTGCGTTCGCGCGACCAACTGAACGCGGCGGTGGGCGCCGCCGCCGACCGCTTCGGCGCGCCGCATCCCACGCTCGATAACATCAACCAGCCCCAGCAGGCGAAGATTCCACGCCCGCCCTTCTGGGGCGGCTACTACGTGTGGGCCGACGCCGTGGAGCTGTGGATCGAAGGCGCGGCGCGTATCCACGAACGCGCGCGCTGGACGCGCTCACTAACTACCGCGGGAGCGGGGTTTCGCGCGGGCCCGTGGGCGGCGACGCGCCTGCAGCCCTGA
- a CDS encoding prephenate dehydrogenase/arogenate dehydrogenase family protein, whose protein sequence is MTSLEDLRRRINELDRQILELVGKRQETSREVARAKRATGYATRDYNRERDVLLAAREAGKQYGVSPQVAESILKLLIRSSLTTQEQASVAANSAGSGRTALVIGGAGKMGRWFAEFMASQGFAVEIADPAGAPPGFAHVPDWRSSALAHDFIVIATPLGATDKILREIAMRRPKGVIFDVGSLKSPLRAGLNALKSHGCRVTSVHPMFGPSTELLSGRHVIFVEAGSPEATQAARDLFASTMVEQVVMSLEEHDRLIAYVLGLSHALNIAFFTALAESGEAAPRLAKLSSTTFDSQLDVASLVAQESPELYFEIQSLNDYGAESLEALSQAVEKLRTAVLSQDFEAFATLMRRGREYLEDRRQVTERRA, encoded by the coding sequence ATGACCTCGCTCGAAGACCTGCGCCGCAGGATCAACGAACTCGACCGGCAGATACTGGAACTGGTCGGGAAACGCCAGGAGACCAGCCGGGAAGTGGCGCGCGCCAAACGCGCCACCGGCTACGCCACGCGCGACTACAACCGCGAGCGCGACGTGTTGCTGGCGGCGCGCGAGGCGGGCAAACAATACGGCGTGTCGCCGCAGGTCGCCGAGAGCATCCTCAAGCTGCTGATCCGCTCCTCTCTAACTACCCAGGAGCAGGCGAGTGTGGCGGCGAACAGCGCGGGCAGCGGCCGCACGGCGCTGGTGATCGGCGGCGCCGGCAAGATGGGGCGCTGGTTCGCCGAATTCATGGCGTCGCAGGGGTTCGCGGTGGAGATCGCCGACCCGGCCGGCGCGCCACCCGGCTTCGCGCATGTGCCGGACTGGCGCAGCTCCGCGCTGGCCCACGATTTCATCGTGATCGCGACGCCGCTCGGCGCCACCGACAAGATCCTGCGCGAGATCGCGATGCGCCGTCCCAAGGGCGTGATCTTCGACGTGGGATCGCTCAAGTCGCCGCTGCGCGCCGGGCTCAATGCGCTCAAGTCGCATGGCTGCCGCGTGACGTCCGTGCATCCGATGTTCGGTCCGAGCACGGAGCTGTTGTCGGGCCGGCACGTCATCTTCGTCGAGGCGGGTTCGCCCGAGGCCACGCAGGCGGCGCGCGACCTGTTCGCCTCGACCATGGTCGAGCAGGTGGTGATGTCGCTCGAGGAGCACGATCGGCTCATCGCCTACGTGCTGGGCCTGTCGCATGCGTTGAACATCGCGTTCTTCACGGCACTGGCCGAGAGCGGCGAGGCGGCACCGCGCCTCGCCAAACTGTCTTCGACCACGTTCGACTCCCAACTCGACGTGGCCTCGCTGGTCGCGCAGGAGAGCCCGGAGTTGTATTTCGAAATCCAGAGCCTGAACGACTACGGCGCGGAATCGCTGGAAGCGCTGTCGCAGGCGGTGGAAAAGCTGCGCACCGCGGTGCTTTCGCAGGACTTCGAAGCGTTCGCCACGCTCATGCGGCGCGGGCGGGAATATCTCGAAGACCGCCGTCAGGTCACCGAGCGTCGCGCCTGA